The genomic window TTTCCCGCGCCACCACCCCCCTGGAAATGATCCAGATGGCATCGGTCTGGCGGATGTATTCCTTGCCGAAACCATCGGACACGGTTTCGATGCGGTCGTGCAGTGCACCTATGCCCTGGCTAATCAGATAGCGCTCAACGGTGGGCGCTATGATGGAATCCTTGGGCGGGTAAAGCACCGGGTAGGCGCCCAGATCCCGCACATTCAGCGCAGGGTTCTGTAACAGCGGATGGCCTGGGCGTACCGCAAAGGCAATGCGCTCCGAATAGAGGTGCTGGAAGGAGAGCCCCGCCATCAGTTCGGGTTCGGCCAGACGGCCGACCACCAGATCCAGTTCGCCAACGCGAAGCTGGCTTAGCAGCAGCGCATTGGGCCCGGTCTGCAGATTCAGGGTGACATCGATGCCGCCCTGGCGAAAACGCTGTACGGCCCTTGGCAGAATACTGGTGGCGACCGTCGGCAGCACGCCGATACTGAGGCGCAGTTTGCCGCGCTGCTGGGCCTGGGCAATGCTGTCGGTGCCTTCGCGCAGTGCCGCGACACTGGCGCCGGCATATTTCAGAAACACCTCGCCAAACTGGGTCAGTTCCACGCCTTTCTTGCTGCGTTCCATCAGCCGTACGCCCAGCATTTCCTCCAGTTCCTTGAGCTTTTTCGACACCGCAGGCTGGGTCAGCGCCAGCACGTCGGCCGCACCGCCGACGCTGCCCTGGCGTGAAACTTCCAGAAAGCACTGCAGGTGGCGGTACTTGATGCGGTTCTCAAGCATGGAATACTCCGATAGTTCGTCTAAAGTATAGGGTGTTTTATAAATCGTTGAACGCATAGCTATTCTGCGTTTTAGATAGCTAAATGTAGTTCATATCATATCGAATTCGATATTTAAGTAGGCGCATTATTCATTTATCAGCGCGGCATCACCAGAGTAGTGTGGTCGCAATGACAAATTTCAGCCGCCTGCGCCAATGTATGGGCGCGGCAACGGCCCAGGCATCTTCAGGAATACAGCATGAAAACGGCACTCGCGACGGTCACGATTTCAGGTTCACTGCAGGAAAAGCTGCGCGCCGCGGCGCAGGCGGGCTTTGATGGCGTGGAAATTTTCGAGAACGATCTGACTCAGTTCGATGGCACGGCGCGGGATCTACGCCTGATGGCGGAAGATCTGGGGCTCGAAATCATTGCCCTGCAGCCGTTTCGCGACTTCGAGGCAATGCCGGAACCCTGGCGCACGCAGAACTTTTACCGGGCACAGCGCAAGTTCGAGCTGATGCATGAGCTGGGCACCAAACGACTGCTGATCTGCAGCAACGTGTCGCCCCATGTGATCGATGATCGCGACCGTGCCGCCGCCGATCTGCACGAACTGGCGGAACTGGCTCGCCAGCAGGACTTTATCATTGGCTACGAGGCGCTGGCCTGGGGCCGCCATGTGGCGGATTACGACGTTGCCTGGGATATCATCAAACGCGCCGATCACCCGAATCTGGGCATTAATCTGGATACCTTCCATATGTTTGCCCGCGGCAATACCCTGGATGTGCTGCGCGACGAGATTCCCATCGACAAGATAGCCCTGGTGCAGGTGGCCGATGCGCCACGGCTGCAGATGGAAGTGCTGCACTACAGCCGGCATTTTCGCTGCTTCCCGGGACAGGGCGACCTGCCGGTGGTGGAGTTCGTGCAGTGCCTCAAGGACAAGGGCTTTGACGATTACCTGTCCCATGAAATCTTTAATGATGAATTCCGCTCCTCGTCGCCGCTGGAAAAGGCTGTGGACGGCATGCGCTCACTGATCTGGCTCGACGAGCAGACCAGCGCTACGCCCGCACAGGCAGCTGCACTTGAGCCCGCGGCGGCCCCGGCACCGCAGCCCGAGATCACCGATGTCGAGTTTATCGAGTTTGCCGTCGAAGGTGACAGTGGCGCCGAGCTGGTGGCATTGCTGCAGAGTCTGGGCTTTCGCGAAACTCACCGCCACCGCTCCAAGAATGTCAGCCTGATGCGCCAGGGCGACATCAACCTGGTGCTGAACCGCGAACCTCTGAGCCAGGCCCATGAGCACTACCAGGCCCACGGCGTGTCTATCTGTGCCCTGGCCTTTGCCACCACCGATCTGGGCGCCATGCTGGCGCGCACCGAGCGCTACCGCAGCAGTCGTTTTGCCAATCAGGCCGGCCCCGGCGAGCTGAACATTCCGGCCATCCGCGGCATAGGTGACAGCCTGGTGTACTTTGTCGAACGCCCGGGCAAGTTCCGCTTTTTCGATATCGACTTTGTGGCGCTGGACGATACCGGCGAGTCCAGTGTCGGGCTGCAGCGCATCGATCATATAGGCCAGACGGTATCCAATACCGACTTCCTGTCGGCGTCCTTTTTCTACAAATCGCTGTTCGGCTTCGAGGTTGAAGCCAGTACGGACCTGCCGGATATCTATGGCCTGGTGGTGAGCCGCGTGGCCAAGAGCCGGGATGGCCGGGTGCGCATACCGCTTAACATGACCGCCGCGCGGGAAGCCTCGGCGCAGCGCTTTATCCACAAGGCCAAGGGGTCAGGCGTGCAGCAGATCGCCTTTGCCTGCGAGGATATCTTTGCGGCGGCTACTGCGGTGGGCGCTGAGCAGTTGCTGCCCATTCCGCAAAACTACTACCGTGATCTGGATGCACGCTTTGCGCCTGAGCCCGACGTACTGGCCCGCCTGCGCAGCCTGAACATTCTGTATGATCGCAATGACGACGGCGAATTCTTCCACTTCTATACCCGCGAAGCCCACGGTGTCTTTTTCGAAGTGGTGCAACGTATTGGCAATTATGACCGTTACGGCGAAGCCAATGCCCATATCCGCATGGCCTCCCAGGCCCGGCAGTACCGCCGCGACGAGGGGCTTTGATCGGCTGTTAAGGCCATTAGTTATTTGTGGTTTGTAATTTGTAATTTGTGATTAGTTATTGGTTATTGGTTAGCAGGGCGGGTGAGGTGCGCATGGCACAAAGTTTGTCATGGCTTCGCTACTTGGGCTGTCAATATCGCCTCAATCGGTTCCGCAGCATTTCCAGATAGTTGAGGGCGGCACCCGGGCCCCGTGAGAAGCCGGCGAGCACTGGGGCTATTTTTCGATCAGGCCCTTCAGGGGCGAGGCAGGGATGCCGAGCCGCAGATCCGATAAAAGCCGTGCAGGCTCTTCACCTTGAAGGCAGGCGCCCGGAAAATCGTTCCAGCGCGCAGTGTGAAGGCTTCTTAGGGCGTGTTTCTTTTGCTTACTTTTCTTTCGCACGAGCAAAGAAAAGTAAGGCGCCCAAAAGGGCGAAACAGGGGCTATCCGACCATTGTGATGCTTGGTTGACTAGACATCTCTACACGGAGGCGGTGCATTCGTTTACCTGCCCAGCACCACTTGCTCGCTAAAACTGGAAGAACCCTTTTTTGAGGAAAGTCGGAGCCTGCAGCAAGCACCCGGTTATCAGAACTCGACCTGCAGGTCGCCATCGACCTGGGTGCAGCAGGACAGCACATAGCCCTGTTCGATTTCTTCTGCGCTGATGCCGCCGTTGTGCGCCATGCTGGAACGACCATCGATGATGCGCACCCGGCAGGCACCGCAGATACCGATGCCGCAGGCCTTGGGAATATTGATGCCGGCTTCGGCGGCGGCCTCGTTGAGGTTGCAGCCAAGGGCGACCTCGACGCTCTGGCCGGAGTCGGCAAAGTTGACGCGGACCATCTCCAGCTCGACGAGTTCCGCCTGCTGGGCTTCGTCGGCATGCACCTCGGCCTGGCGCACATCCCGCGCAGGCGTGGCGTCGAAGGACTCCTCGTGGTACTGGCGCATGTCAAAACCGGCCTGCTCCAGCAGGGTGCGAATGGCCTTCATGTAGGGCTCGGGGCCGCAGCAGAATACTTCGCGTTCAAGGAAATCCGGGGCAATGAGCTTCAGCATGTTGATGTCGACCCGGCCGCGGTAGCCGCCCCAGACCTGGCCGACGTCGTGGTGTTCGCACACCAGGTGCAGCTGGAAATTGCCGATGCGCGAGGACATGTAGTCCAGCTCGTGCCGGTAGATCACGTCCCCCGGGGTGCGGGCGCTGTGCACGAAAGCAATATCGACATCGGTGTCGGTATCAAACCACCAGCGCGCCATGGACATGACCGGGGTAATGCCCACACCGCCGGACAGCAGCAGGACTTTCTCGGCCGGGTAGTCCAGGCAGTTGAACTGGCCTACCGGACCATGTACGGCAATCTGGTCGCCGGATTGCAGGTTGTCGTGCAGCCAGTTGGAGACCTCTCCGCCGGGGACGCGCTTCACGGTGATCGAGAAACTGTAGGGAATCGAGGGCGAGCTGGAAATGGTGTAGGAGCG from Marinobacterium aestuarii includes these protein-coding regions:
- the pcaQ gene encoding pca operon transcription factor PcaQ, which codes for MLENRIKYRHLQCFLEVSRQGSVGGAADVLALTQPAVSKKLKELEEMLGVRLMERSKKGVELTQFGEVFLKYAGASVAALREGTDSIAQAQQRGKLRLSIGVLPTVATSILPRAVQRFRQGGIDVTLNLQTGPNALLLSQLRVGELDLVVGRLAEPELMAGLSFQHLYSERIAFAVRPGHPLLQNPALNVRDLGAYPVLYPPKDSIIAPTVERYLISQGIGALHDRIETVSDGFGKEYIRQTDAIWIISRGVVAREIADGIFSELPLDTRETLGPVGLTTRADTIASPALQLLMNAVRDVALAIKATDPDTHINKNI
- a CDS encoding bifunctional sugar phosphate isomerase/epimerase/4-hydroxyphenylpyruvate dioxygenase family protein, which translates into the protein MKTALATVTISGSLQEKLRAAAQAGFDGVEIFENDLTQFDGTARDLRLMAEDLGLEIIALQPFRDFEAMPEPWRTQNFYRAQRKFELMHELGTKRLLICSNVSPHVIDDRDRAAADLHELAELARQQDFIIGYEALAWGRHVADYDVAWDIIKRADHPNLGINLDTFHMFARGNTLDVLRDEIPIDKIALVQVADAPRLQMEVLHYSRHFRCFPGQGDLPVVEFVQCLKDKGFDDYLSHEIFNDEFRSSSPLEKAVDGMRSLIWLDEQTSATPAQAAALEPAAAPAPQPEITDVEFIEFAVEGDSGAELVALLQSLGFRETHRHRSKNVSLMRQGDINLVLNREPLSQAHEHYQAHGVSICALAFATTDLGAMLARTERYRSSRFANQAGPGELNIPAIRGIGDSLVYFVERPGKFRFFDIDFVALDDTGESSVGLQRIDHIGQTVSNTDFLSASFFYKSLFGFEVEASTDLPDIYGLVVSRVAKSRDGRVRIPLNMTAAREASAQRFIHKAKGSGVQQIAFACEDIFAAATAVGAEQLLPIPQNYYRDLDARFAPEPDVLARLRSLNILYDRNDDGEFFHFYTREAHGVFFEVVQRIGNYDRYGEANAHIRMASQARQYRRDEGL
- a CDS encoding hybrid-cluster NAD(P)-dependent oxidoreductase, whose amino-acid sequence is MTHFNTSEFLDPVRTQTWSNGRHLVRCVRVIRETADVCTFTFSLGQPVLFFFKPGQFVTLELEIAGQRVMRSYTISSSPSIPYSFSITVKRVPGGEVSNWLHDNLQSGDQIAVHGPVGQFNCLDYPAEKVLLLSGGVGITPVMSMARWWFDTDTDVDIAFVHSARTPGDVIYRHELDYMSSRIGNFQLHLVCEHHDVGQVWGGYRGRVDINMLKLIAPDFLEREVFCCGPEPYMKAIRTLLEQAGFDMRQYHEESFDATPARDVRQAEVHADEAQQAELVELEMVRVNFADSGQSVEVALGCNLNEAAAEAGINIPKACGIGICGACRVRIIDGRSSMAHNGGISAEEIEQGYVLSCCTQVDGDLQVEF